aaacAGGGATACAAGGGTCTGCAGTCCAGGCTGGAGATCCAAATGTGGGGTCATCAGTACGTTGATCGTATTTAAAGCCAGAAGGCTGGCCCAGTTCTCCAATGAGGGAATGTCGGAATGTGTGTGGAGAGGAGAGGTCTGGTGCCTGAGCTCTGAACAATCCATGGGTGCCGGTTTGAGTTTGGGGACGCGAAAGGGCACAGCAAGgagcctcaggaacagcagaaGGTGGGAGGAGCCCAGGGGAGCCTACCATCCAGGATGACTGTGCTCCCACCCACAATTCTCACCAGTCCCCACAGCAAATGGCCCGTCCAAGTGAAAGGAGTGCGTACCCGACACGAGTGTAGCCTTAGACAGCCTGCCCCACGGAAACTCCAGGGCAGCCACTGGAGTGATGCAGTGTTCACACAGGGCGTGGCAACATGAGGTACCTATATCAGCCGAATCTGGCAGAAGTGGCCCTGTGTATCCTTgttcctctcccagcctcagttccTGCCTGCAGGATGGCAGGGCCCCTTCTCCAGTGAGGGCTGCCAGGCAGAGATGGGAAGTTGTTTCTGGGGCTCAGCCCAGGCACCCCCACCAGACCTGAGCTGTGGCCCTCTTTCCCAGGAGCTGTGGGGCTGGGACAGCAGAGTCAGCTCCCTCTGGGCTCAGTAGTCCCACGTGCACCCCCATCCTGGGGCCTTTCAGCCTCAGGGCCGTCAGCTTTGTCCAGACCGCGCAGGCCCTTTATgtggctgaggctggagaggaaggCGGGGGCAGCGACAATGAGGCCAGTGGCGGGAAACGGCCCTTAGAGACCCCATTGTGTGCCCCCGCCCACTAGAAATGGGCAACAAGCAGGACCCTGCAGAAGAGACCCCACAGCCGTCAGGATGCTGGGCACGTTGCAGGGGCCTGTGGACAGAGGGGCCCATTCTTCCCCAGGGGCAGAGTGGGGCCAGGATGACTCTGCTGGGCTTGCAGCGAACCACGCGGGGAAGTCGGTGGCCCGCCAGATTGCAGCCCCTTCCCTCAGGTTGGGAGTGGTGTCGCCTGCCTCCCCCTACAAGGGCCTCCACCCACCTCAGACCTTGGGTGTTATGGCCCCTTTTCCACTCCCACTCTGAGAAGTGGAATCACCTGGCATTGGGGGCAGGAGAGCTGAGGGTGACGTGAGTGGGGGTCCCTGCATGCCCCCACCCAGCAGCAGCGCCTCTCCAGGGCGTGGGCTGGGTGGCCTTAGACATGGCACCACTGCCCCAGAGCCTCAGTCTCTGGCTCTGTGAAGCGGTAACTGGGCAGTGCCGGGGGCTGtgggagaataaaatgaaagtgaggcaggcccagggctgggctcAGGCACGAGCACCCGATGCGCATTGGCTAATGCAAGCTGCGTTCTTATTGGTTATTGCTATTACCTCGGAAGCAGTTGGTACTGTGATGCCATCTGGAGGTCACCCCCCCACCCTcctacccacccctccccagcacccTGCTCCCAGGCCCCTCAGTCCAGCACCACCTCACAGGGGTGGAGGTGGTCAGCATGGGCAGCCGTGTAGGCACGGCTGAATTCCTGGAAGCGGGGTGCACAGCCCAGCCAGGCCTCACCGAAGCGGCTCCAGCCCATGAAGAGGAAGGTGCCAGGGCCAGGGTGGACGCCACAGTGCAGTGGGGTGCGAATGGAGGCCTGCGCCTGGCCCCCAGGACCCCCCACCCGGAACAGTGGCAATGTCTGGCGGAGGACACGGGCGGCGGCCACGGTGATAACAGACTCCTGCAGCTCTGTGTCGTGGGCAACCCCGTGGATGGTTCCATGGATCACTGTGGGGACACATGTTGGACAGTGGCATTCAGGGGAAGGCAGGCCCCTGGCTCGCCCCACAGCAGGGACACTCACCAAAGTCACTGGTGCACACGGCCAAGAGGAGCTCGGCATCACTGCAGGGTCTGCAGGCACCTGGCATGCAGGGGAGGTCATGAGTGGCAGCCCTGACCTCTCCAGGACTACCCGAGCCCTTCCCCAGCTGGACACAGGATAGAGAGGGCAAGCTACCAGACCCCCCTAAGGGCCTGATGGCAACTGGGGGTCTCAGGGACCATGTGTACACACCCTGAAGACACCCTGTACTTGGGGTGACGCTGCAGGCTCGTGCATgcatcacacacacgcacagacatgGGCCTGGGGGCTGTGCCCAACATGCAGGCACAAAGACCCGCCGAGCTGGAGCTCAAGGGTCTGGGGGCACGAGGCACGTGCTCTTGCACACCCATCTCACAGGCAGCACCAGCAGGCGGTAACCCCTTGGTCTCCCAGAGCTGCTTCCTGGGGCCCAAAGTCACCGGCCCAGCCCACGTGGCAGGAGGTTATGGTGGATTCGAGGGTCAGGAGACAGAGCAGAGACCCCCATCCCCTGTGAGATTAGGCTCCAAGCTCCAGGAGAGCAAAATACTGGGCCTGGTGCCCTGCAGGTAGGCGGGGCTGCATCTCCATGGTGACCGGGCTCACAGTGGACTTCTGTTGTattgggctgggggaggggagggaggtcacCGCTGGGCCAGGGAGCCCTGGACAGCTTTGGCCgtcatcccctcccccaacccttcaGGGACCAGGGGCCCGGGTTGCCCTGCCCGGCCTCCCCTTCCGGGATTCTGCCCTCTGTCAGCAATTTCCCTAACCCGCAAGGTGAGggattgcccctcccccccacctgtCCTGGCGCTgctactcactagctgtgtgcctTTGACAGGCTGCCTCGGTTTCTCCCTCTATGCAGTGGGGAGGACAGGCAGGTTCCCACCCAGCGAGGCCAGGAAGCGACTCCCCGACTCCCACCTGTCCCCACCCAGGCCTGCACTCACCATCCGCACTGAGGCCGTGGGCCTGCGGAGGCAGCTCTGGACGCCCGTCCTCCCGCAGTTCGAAACGGAAGGAGGCCACGCGACGGCTGATGTCGGGATGCGGGGTGGCCTGCAGGAAGAGGGCCCGGCGCTCGCGGGGACCCCAGCGCACGCATCGGCCCCCGGCCGGGCCTGGGCCCTCGGCCAGCAGCAGCTCCAGCACGCCACCCGCCCGTTCCGCGAAGACTTGGGCGCCTGCGAAGGGCCGCGCCGGCCGCAGGCAGGCGATGCCGGGCCGCACGCCGGGGTCGGAGCTGCCCAGGGTGAGGCGCAGCGCCCCGGCCGGGTACAGCCACTCGATCCCGCCCTCCGCACAGGCCAGGGCGAGTTGTCCCACGCTGCCGGGCTCCTGGGTCAGGCCGCTGCGGACCGGAGGGGCGGTGCTGAGGCGGGCGGCCGGCGTCCACACCCGGCCAGCCCGCTTCCGCTGCACCCTCTCCCCGCAGCCATCAACAGCTGCGTCCACTTTgtggagaaggaaactgaggcccagcgtTCTGGGActcggcggggggcggggagggcaagGATCCGGTGCCGGGACGGAGCGCCCCCATCCCAAAGGGCTGGCGACACATCTTCCAGCCCCCTCCTAAGGGGTGCGTAGAGTCCCAGGGGGTTGGCCCGCGCGGGGGTCCAGTGGGGCTCGTACCTGCCCCTCCAGCTGCAGCGGTCCTCCGAGTAGCCGGCGCGAGCGGCCGTGGCCAAGAGGCCGAAGCAAAGGGCGCAGAACAGCGCCGGGGTCGGCATGGCGCGCGGGGACGCGCGGGGGCGCGGCGGGAGCAGCCGGGGCGTTGGCCCCGGCCCCGCGCAGCCCCCACCGCCCGCGCCTGCCGGCCGCCCACCCGGCCGGGAGCCTGGAAGCTGCCGGGAGGCAGTGGGCGGGCCGAGCAGCCAATCGCGCCGCGGCGCCCGAACTTTCCACCAATTGCAGCGGCGCTCTCGGGGGTGGGCGGACCAGCCCGTGGCCCAGGAGGCGCTGGGGAGGGGGCTCTACGGCCGGACGTGTTCAGTGTCACCTCCTCGAGATACCCCGCTAATTCCCCCGCCAACCCCCGCCTCCAGCCTCGCCTTGTTTGCAGTCCTGGTCGGGCCACTGTCCTCCAAGCCCTTGGCCAGGGTGGGGGTGGTGCCCACTGGAacctctgggggaggggagttcaTCTGGGTGGCTCTCTCCAAGACTGGTACCTAGGCTTCCATCCCCCATCTCTCCCTAACCTGACCCTGGTGACTTCCCACAGGCCACGCGGTAACCCAGCGATGAGAGTCCAGGCACTGGGGCTGCAGGCACCGTGGAAAAGCAGGAACAAGGACAGCCCTGAGCCCCAGAATCAAGCCCCTAGTAGGTCGGGACAAGCTGAAACGAGGCCCACTCTCACAGAGGAAACCCCGCCCCCAATGCCAATGTGTAGGctagggaggaggtggggagtagGTTGTCAGATGGGGACTGGAGAGAATGCCAGACAATGGGGAGGAGCAGACAGCCTTGGCCAAGGCCCTGAGGTGTGGACCCGGTGGATGGGACCCAAGAGCCTGGTGAAACCGTGGGGTCAGATTACAGAGGCCTTAGGCACAAACCCAGGACTCCAACCTCACACTGGAACCCTTGAGATCACTGAAAGCTTTAGCTGACATAGACTCTCTGCCGCCTGTGGGTgtgaagggttttgtttttgtttttgttttggctgtatttgggtctttgttgctgtgcgcgggttttctctagttgcagcgagcgggagctacttttcattgtggtggcgggcttctcttgttgcagaacacaggctctaggcacgtgggtttcagttgtggcacacgagctcagtagttgtggctcgcgggctctagagtgcaggctcagtagttgtggcacacaggcttagttgctccgtggcacgtgggatcttccctaaccagggcttaaacccgtgtcccctgcattggtaggcggattcttaaccactgcgccaccagggaagcccgggtgtgAAGTCTTTACCccactgtccccccaccccagccctcctgCTGCCCTGGGCCAGAAGTGCAGGCTGACAGATGAAGGCAGATGGCaccaaggggaaggggggcatTGGAGCCGCTGCCAGACTGAGCAtaccactgccccctcccctggcttCAGGGCCCTTCAGGGCCAAAGAGGGGCAAGGCATCCTCAGGGCTCAGCTGGCCCCTTGCCCTGGGCAAGGTGTGGTGGGAACCAGCCATCAATCACGATAGCCCAAAGGTGGACACAAGCcaagtatccattgacagatgatggGTAGACAAAATGAGGTCTGTCCATACCGTGGAATATTATTCtggttaaaaaggaaggaaattctgccacatgctacaacatggatgaacctagaagacattatgttcagtgaaataagccaatcacaaaaggacaaatataagTCTATTCCTTTGAAGTACCTAAaatagccaaattcatagagaaaaatTAGAATGAAGGTTGCAGGGGCAGGGGGACGGGGAGTTGGTGTTTAATGGGGACCGAGTGTTCAGTCTGGGAGGCTGAAAACGTTCTGGGGATGGTGGTGACGGCTGCACATCACTGTGGCTGTACTCGACACTCCTGCACGCTTAGacatggttaaggtggtaaagtTTATGTGTACTTTACccaattacaaatttaaaaaggggtacagggcttccctggtggcgcagtggttgagagtccgcctgccgaggcaggggacatgggttcatgccctggtctgggaggatcccacatggcacggagcagctaggcccgtgagccatggccgctgagcctgcgcgtccaggagcctgtgctccgcaacgggagaggccacagcagtgagaggcccgcgtactgcaaaaaaaaaaaaaaaaaaaaaaggggtacacagggcctggcactggGCACACAGAAGGCAAAAGAGGCCCCACTAGAAGGAAGGGGGCGGGCACCCCCGTCAGCTGCCCTTGCTGAGACAGTGGCTCCACTTCTGGCCGGTCACTGGGGCCCTGACTGCCCTTGCACAGGCCTGGGAGGCGGACAGTGGGCTCCAGGCGCCCTCTTGTGGCAGTGTGAGGAGTCAGCCTCAGACCCACCTCCCACCAGTCTGGGGCCCCtggctccccaccctcctcctcccccggAAAATGGGCTAGTGTCCGTGGGTGCCTGGAAGGGGTTCCTAAAGGGTGACCTAGTCTGGAAAGGACTGAGCTGTGGCCCCCTCAACACCAGGCTTCCCCCGCCTCCTGCCGCAGCTGATTCTTCAAGGGGCCCAGTGGTGATGCTGACTGTCACCCACAGAAGACCACAGAAGGCTGCCTCTCCTCACAGCTCCTGGCCCCACGCCCTGTGGGTGCTTCCCTGAAGCACCCAGTGTCATAAGCCATCGGAGGTCTGCCACCCACAAGACAGGGCGCCCAGGAGGCCACGCCTGGCCTTGCTTGCTGCTGGTGCAGGAGCAGACATGCTCAGTAAATAACCTGGAGAGTGAGTGCATGGATTGATGAATGATACCCCAAATCTCAGGTAACTCCCTCAACATCTGTGCTCGGTTTGGAGGCTCCTTCATGTGCCCCCAGCTCCAGACTCTTCGGTGCCCTGACCCTCCAAAATGGGCCTCTCTGCATTTCCACTCAAAACCCAAGTCCTGGCAGAGGACTGGAGCAGATGCTGGGACAAGGAGCAGTCCAAGTGAGCCCTGCCCTCCAGCAGGGGAGGCAATCCCACAGGGTAAGGGGCACCAGGTGAGGAGCACATGTGACCGAGGGGGGCGCTGGGCTGGTCCCGGGCCTGTGGGAGCAACACAAAGGCCAGACAGAGGCaatgggggtggagggatgggaaGAGTGCCCCAGGTCTGGATGGAGCTTAGGGCCAACCAGGGACAGGAGGCTGGCCAGTGGGAGGTGGAACTTGGCTTCGAGGGGACAGTGAGCCTAGCTCTTGAGGAAATGGTGAGAAAGCCCAAAAGGGTCAAGTTCTCCCAATTGCCCAAGACTTCCCACTTGGGCTCCCATTTCAGCAgaagtgggggagagggaaagatggGGGCTAAGCAGAGGCCAGCTCAGCCTTGCCCCGAGCTGAGTCTGTGGCCGCCCAGACCCCTGCAGCCAGGACCTCTTGAATGTGTGCTCTAGTTGGCCCAGGGCAGGGCGCTGCACCCCTTGCGGGGGCTGGGAGCATGGGAGCAAAGGACAACGGGGACAGTTCCCACAACTGAGAGCCAAGGGGTGCCAGGAAGCTGCCACCAAGTGACACACTCCAGTGGTGCCCACCATGAACACTGGCCTGGAATGCTCCTGACCAGCCTGACCTAGGGAGCCCTAGGGTGCTGGAGTGACCAGCCCTCCCAGAGACCCCATCAGGGAGACAGTCATATCTGCCAACTCTTCCGGGCAGCCTGAGCTGGTTCCGCTTCACCTGCACAcacccccacctccactcccaggTGGAATCGGGCCTTGCCCACCTATGAGCCTGTACCTTGGGACACATGACAAGTTTCCTCCCTTGATGAGAAatccacccccctccccgccccacatACACCTTGCATCTTCTCTAGGAGCCAAAAACGCAGCTGCAGACTGATTTGCAGCTGAGCTAAAAATAACTGCCAGGCTCCAGCCAGGGCCCGGGAAAATATCCCATTGCTAGGAGACGTTACTGGGAGACCGCCATTGCTAGGCAACAGGGTTGCCATGGTGACAGCTGGGCCCTGAGTCATCCTCAGCCCCGGCTGCTCCACCCCCCTGCCCCTGGTGAGTCGGGCCTGCGTCccaggaggagggaaggcaggaagcagAAGCTAGAAGCAGCAGAGAGGCCTGCTGCCCACCGCCCGCCACCCACAGCTGCCAGGGCCACCCCACGCTGCGAGATTCTCACTTCTGTGGGTGCCCATCTGGCTTCGGTGGTGAGGACTGGCAAACACACTTGTGGCCTTCCCACCCCACATGGTTCCCTCCCCAGGCACTCTCGGGGCTCCTGCCTCTGGGTGGGAAGCAGAGGCAGTGAGGGGCCCAGTGTCCATGTGGCCCCACAGCTTCAGAgcaggaagcttcagagccggcCTAATCACTAGGGAGCACGAGGCTCTCGCCACCTGTGCTGCACTAGGATCTTCAGGGCAACCCCTTGGACCCCAGACTCATTTCCCAGGCGGGGAACTACTTGCCTGAGGCCCCATCCACAGCGGGAAGATTTGGGCCCAGGCATGTGGTTCCAGGGCACACATATCACCCCAGAACTCCCAAGGAAAGGCCTGAGGACCTCCTGTGAGGAGCTTCAGGGAGTTTTAGAGCCACTGCCCCAGGCCTCCAGAGCCATGAGGCTGACCTCCATGGTAAGAAGCCCCATTCCCTGATGTGACAGTGGCTCCCTCTCTCATAGCCTTCCAAGGTCTCAGATCCTCACCCCCTTATGCTCCAGAGCTGGAAAGCCCCAGCTGCCTGGACTGGGGAGACTCCTCCATGCCTAGGCATCAAGACAAGGGGTGCTCCAGTTGAGGGGTGAAGGTACTCCAAGTGAGGGGATGCTCCAGGTGAGGGGATGCTCCAGATGAGGGGTGCTCCAGGTGAGGGGATGATCTGGGTGAGGGACATGGTGCCCTCCTGGCCCTGGAGGGAGGCCAGTGTAGCTGAGAC
This region of Phocoena phocoena chromosome 15, mPhoPho1.1, whole genome shotgun sequence genomic DNA includes:
- the METRN gene encoding meteorin; protein product: MPTPALFCALCFGLLATAARAGYSEDRCSWRGSGLTQEPGSVGQLALACAEGGIEWLYPAGALRLTLGSSDPGVRPGIACLRPARPFAGAQVFAERAGGVLELLLAEGPGPAGGRCVRWGPRERRALFLQATPHPDISRRVASFRFELREDGRPELPPQAHGLSADGACRPCSDAELLLAVCTSDFVIHGTIHGVAHDTELQESVITVAAARVLRQTLPLFRVGGPGGQAQASIRTPLHCGVHPGPGTFLFMGWSRFGEAWLGCAPRFQEFSRAYTAAHADHLHPCEVVLD